The Prunus persica cultivar Lovell chromosome G8, Prunus_persica_NCBIv2, whole genome shotgun sequence genome includes a region encoding these proteins:
- the LOC18767774 gene encoding disease resistance-like protein CSA1, translating into MRGCRKLTKLPGRVHLKSLESIDLSHCGRLKNFPEIVGKMESLGEMNLSGTAIEELPSSIRYLIRLYSLKLSNCKNFTNLPCSIYELQNLQFVYLRGCQKLVRFPNKVIPTNSNDIAGSLTLPNLFHLYIEGANLSEIDFLGTLDCWSRLGILDLSGSNFVRLPEWITKFVNMQELNLVGCKRLVEIPDLPPNIHSVDASGCISLERFPKLPNILEGKELQRHRRMDLSNCWRLLDIAAHFSDHFLIACKQLSIGVVFPGSEVPMWFNCRKNLKKPVKNCDISFEIPRDFRWEKKGLALSVAFETPFKFGSFYAVIHVNEEKIYGVMFEFGSTIFESAHVWLLYVPFCKMDEYVKLNQSTWPRPPFMCRASFYRDYDPLYFKSCGVHLVVPQDGGDIPSSRLVGGSEEGGGFGVDIQH; encoded by the coding sequence ATGAGAGGATGCCGTAAACTTACGAAACTTCCAGGAAGGGTTCACTTAAAATCTCTAGAATCTATAGATCTTAGTCATTGTGGAAGGCTAAAAAATTTCCCTGAGATTGTTGGAAAGATGGAATCATTGGGAGAGATGAACCTATCCGGCACTGCCATCGAAGAATTGCCTTCATCAATCAGATATCTCATTCGTCTCTATTCGTTAAAGTTAAGCAACTGCAAAAACTTCACAAATCTGCCATGCAGCATTTATGAGTTACAGAATCTTCAATTTGTTTATCTTCGTGGATGCCAGAAGCTTGTGAGATTTCCAAATAAGGTGATTCCAACCAACTCAAATGACATTGCTGGTTCTTTAACGCTTCCCAATCTTTTCCATTTATACATAGAAGGAGCCAATTTATCCGAAATCGATTTCCTTGGGACTCTTGATTGTTGGTCCAGATTAGGCATACTTGATCTTTCAGGATCCAATTTTGTTAGACTTCCCGAATGGATTACCAAATTTGTCAACATGCAAGAACTGAACTTGGTTGGCTGCAAGAGGCTTGTAGAGATTCCAGATCTTCCACCAAACATACATTCAGTAGATGCGAGTGGTTGCATATCATTAGAAAGATTTCCGAAATTGCCAAACATCTTGGAAGGTAAAGAGTTACAGAGGCATAGAAGGATGGACTTGTCTAATTGCTGGAGACTGCTCGACATTGCGGCTCACTTCTCTGATCACTTTCTGATCGCTTGTAAGCAATTGTCAATCGGGGTCGTATTTCCAGGAAGTGAAGTTCCAATGTGGTTCAACTGTCGTAAGAATTTGAAGAAGCCCGTAAAGAATTGTGACATTTCCTTCGAAATCCCTCGAGATTTCAGATGGGAAAAGAAAGGATTGGCTCTCTCTGTTGCTTTTGAAACGCCATTTAAATTCGGTTCTTTTTATGCCGTTATTCACgtcaatgaagaaaaaatttatggTGTTATGTTTGAATTTGGCTCAACAATTTTTGAGTCAGCTCACGTGTGGCTGCTCTATGTTCCATTTTGTAAGATGGATGAGTATGTAAAGCTAAATCAGTCTACGTGGCCGCGGCCGCCTTTTATGTGTCGAGCTAGTTTTTATCGAGATTATGATCCACTGTATTTTAAAAGCTGCGGAGTCCACCTGGTAGTGCCACAGGATGGTGGAGATATTCCTTCGTCTCGTCTCGTCGGTGGCAGTGAGGAAGGAGGAGGATTTGGGGTCGATATTCAACACTag
- the LOC18768227 gene encoding TMV resistance protein N, giving the protein MDLDTTQLLGAPSPSSSSSSFTNSWTHDVFLSFRGEDTRYNFTDHLHKNLVQRGIRTFIDDELPRGEEISQALLDAIEGSRCSIIVFSEKYASSKWCLDELVHIIQCRKSKQQMVWPVFYKVDPSDVRNQRGSYGEALNNHERKFKEQKLTNHDESKFEDNMKKVLRWKETLTEAANLSGSHYLEGRETEFIQNIVNEISLQVLNDTHINVAKYQVGIQARVRDLHKVLDVDGNDVRMVGIWGTAGIGKTTVAKAVYNSLAHVFEGSCFLEKVRERSIPYGGLVDLQNLLLDEILRGKEIKVTSADKGISVIKERLSGKKVLVIVDDVDHLDQLNNLVGGCDWFGLGSRIIITTRDKHLLTSHQVSIIYKAKKLNFGESLDLFISWNGGRNKNLDDDYVKAAETVLKHAQGLPLALKVLGSHLCGRSIDEWHDALDGNLHPDIKKTLKISYDALEYSVQEVFLDIACFFNGRKVNHVIPILEGCDLKPKYAIKVLVDKALINIERGIIGMHDLLEELGRGIVYLQSPNEPGERSRLWFHEDVYRVLTEGTGTNNIKGIIAKFPTPDDICLSGDSFSKMKNLRLFINVNARFSGDHVDYLSNELRFLHWPNCPLQTLPSTFNPRKLVELYMPYSRLSQLGEGFKRLQNLTSMNFKSCEFLTKSPNISGIPNLQSLNLDDCTSLVEVHPSVGFHDKLVKLSLQSCHNLTLFPIIKSKSLEVLYLVYCRRLETFPEIGGKMDSLRHLFLCGSGIKELPASIAYLVSLEFLDISICENLTNLPSSIYELEHLNEICLQGSRKLVRFPNKVKSEVLGSPVSHTLALPSLAEFKLEGNNLSEFNFLRTLDCVSTLNVLDLRRSDFLVSIPKCITKFVNLRDLYLHGCKRLRDIPELPPKIVKLGASDCVSLERFSSLSNILKGKKDLQMIELVDLGNCQRLCGNLARDLTKKHNILAKEQITLFFDHLLSSQKHGFQVVFPASFEVFSTLFSCHKDVKERDNACKFLIQIPPNFKCQNQGLALYAAVENPQNKRRRFHGFVPKISINQPGVEPYFIQCNYYFKKIGSGHVWLCYIQFREMFYRDDQITWPKSPFACRVNFPTWAEDSLRFKSFGVHLVMTQDDEDLSIFTEDGESESDDLEDVNERFDEDNFVDRCEDEQDSEDNEDGYFYCR; this is encoded by the exons ATGGATCTAGACACCACTCAATTATTAGGAGCTccttccccttcttcttcttcttcttctttcaccAATTCATGGACCCACGATGTGTTTCTCAGCTTTAGAGGTGAGGACACACGCTACAATTTCACAGACCATCTGCACAAAAATTTGGTCCAGAGGGGCATCAGAACCTTCATAGATGATGAGCTCCCAAGAGGAGAGGAAATATCACAAGCACTTCTTGATGCAATTGAAGGATCGAGGTGTTCCATCATCGTATTCTCTGAAAAATATGCATCCTCGAAGTGGTGCTTGGATGAACTTGTTCATATCATTCAGTGTAGAAAATCAAAGCAACAGATGGTTTGGCCAGTTTTCTACAAAGTGGATCCCTCAGATGTAAGGAACCAAAGAGGTAGTTATGGCGAGGCACTGAATAACCATGAACGCAAATTCAAAGAACAGAAACTTACTAACCATGATGAAAGTAAATTCGAGGACAATATGAAGAAGGTTCTGAGATGGAAGGAAACCCTTACAGAAGCTGCAAATTTGTCTGGGTCGCATTACTTGGAGGg CCGTGAAACTGAATTTATTCAGAACATTGTCAACGAGATTTCCTTACAAGTATTAAATGATACCCATATCAATGTGGCAAAATACCAAGTCGGAATACAGGCTCGTGTACGAGATCTTCATAAAGTTTTAGATGTTGACGGAAATGATGTTCGCATGGTAGGAATATGGGGGACTGCTGGAATAGGAAAGACAACTGTTGCTAAAGCTGTTTATAACTCACTGGCCCATGTGTTTGAAGGGAGTTGTTTTCTGGAAAAAGTAAGAGAAAGATCAATACCATATGGAGGCCTAGTCGACCTACAAAATCTTCTTCTTGATGAGATTCTAaggggaaaggaaataaaggtTACCAGTGCCGATAAAGGAATCAGTGTGATAAAGGAAAGGTTGAGTGGTAAAAAGGTCCTTGTAATTGTAGATGATGTGGATCATTTGGACCAATTAAACAACTTAGTTGGAGGTTgtgattggtttggtttgggcaGTAGAATCATCATAACGACAAGAGATAAGCATTTGCTAACTTCTCATCAAGTTAGTATTATATATAAGGCCAAGAAATTAAACTTTGGTGAATCTCTTGATCTCTTCATTAGTTGGAATGGTGggagaaataaaaatttggatgATGATTATGTGAAAGCTGCAGAAACTGTGCTGAAGCATGCTCAAGGTCTTCCTTTAGCTCTCAAGGTTTTAGGTTCTCATCTATGTGGTAGAAGTATAGATGAGTGGCATGATGCATTGGATGGGAATCTGCACCCGGACATTAAAAAAACTCTCAAAATAAGCTATGATGCATTGGAATATTCAGTGCAAGAAGTTTTCCTTGACATAGCATGTTTCTTTAACGGTAGAAAGGTGAACCATGTGATACCGATCCTGGAAGGTTGTGACCTCAAGCCTAAGTATGCTATTAAAGTACTCGTAGACAAGGCCCTCATAAATATTGAACGAGGCATAATTGGGATGCATGACTTGCTTGAAGAATTGGGTAGAGGAATAGTTTATCTACAGTCGCCAAATGAGCCTGGTGAACGTAGCAGATTGTGGTTTCACGAGGATGTTTATCGTGTTCTAACAGAAGGAACA GgaacaaataatattaaagGCATCATAGCAAAGTTTCCGACACCAGATGACATATGCTTGAGTGGTGACAGCTTCTCAAAGATGAAAAACCTTCGACTTTTCATCAATGTGAATGCACGATTTAGTGGCGATCACGTGGATTATCTATCTAATGAGTTGAGGTTTCTTCATTGGCCTAATTGTCCTCTACAAACTTTACCATCTACTTTCAATCCAAGGAAACTTGTTGAACTTTATATGCCTTATAGCCGCTTGTCACAACTTGGGGAGGGATTCAag CGTTTGCAAAATTTGACGTCCATGAATTTTAAGAGCTGTGAATTCCTAACAAAAAGCCCAAATATCTCTGGAATTCCAAACTTACAGTCCTTGAATCTAGACGACTGCACAAGTTTAGTTGAGGTTCATCCTTCTGTTGGATTTCATGATAAGCTTGTGAAATTGAGTCTTCAGAGTTGCCATAACCTCACACTATTTCCAATAATCAAGTCAAAATCTCTAGAAGTTCTCTATCTTGTATATTGCAGAAGACTGGAGACTTTCCCTGAAATTGGGGGGAAGATGGATTCCTTACGTCACTTGTTTCTATGTGGTAGTGGCATCAAAGAATTGCCTGCGTCAATTGCATATCTCGTCAGTCTTGAATTTTTAGACATAAGCATTTGTGAAAATCTGACGAATCTGCCATCCAGCATTTATGAGTTGGAACATCTAAATGAAATTTGTCTCCAAGGAAGTCGAAAGCTTGTTAGATTTCCAAATAAAGTGAAGTCTGAAGTTTTGGGGAGTCCAGTATCACATACTTTAGCGCTTCCCAGTCTTGCGGAATTCAAGTTGGAAGGAAACAATTTATCAGAATTTAATTTCCTGAGGACTCTTGATTGTGTGTCTACATTGAACGTACTTGATCTAAGACGAAGTGATTTCCTTGTAAGTATTCCCAAATGCATTACGAAATTTGTCAATTTGCGGGATCTTTACTTGCATGGCTGCAAGAGGCTTCGAGATATTCCGGAACTTCCACCAAAAATAGTAAAGTTAGGGGCGAGTGATTGCGTATCATTGGAAAGGTTTTCATCGTTGTCCAACATTCTGAAAGGTAAAAAAGACTTACAAATGATTGAGTTGGTGGACTTGGGTAATTGCCAGAGACTGTGCGGCAATCTGGCTCGTGACCTCACAAAGAAGCATAACATTTTAGCAAAGGAGCAGATCACTCTCTTCTTTGATCACCTTCTGTCTTCACAGAAACATGGATTTCAGGTTGTATTTCCAGCAAGTTTTGAAGTTTTCTCGACGTTGTTCAGCTGTCATAAGGATGTGAAGGAGCGTGATAACGCATGTAAATTTTTGATTCAAATCCCTCCAAACTTCAAATGCCAGAACCAAGGATTGGCTCTATACGCTGCTgttgaaaacccccaaaacaAAAGACGACGTTTCCATGGTTTTGTACCAAAAATTTCCATCAATCAACCAGGAGTGGAACCTTATTTTATTCAGTGCAATTACTATTTCAAAAAGATAGGGTCAGGTCATGTGTGGCTGTGCTATATTCAGTTCAGAGAAATGTTTTACCGGGATGATCAGATTACCTGGCCGAAGTCGCCTTTTGCGTGTCGAGTTAATTTTCCGACTTGGGCAGAAGATTCGCTGCGTTTTAAAAGCTTCGGGGTCCACCTGGTAATGACACAGGATGATGAAGACCTGTCTATATTTACGGAAGATGGTGAGTCTGAATCCGATGACTTGGAAGATGTTAATGAGAGGTTTGATGAAGATAATTTTGTTGATCGATGTGAAGATGAGCAAGACTCGGAAGATAATGAAGATGGCTACTTTTACTGTAGATGA